CTACAGGAACGGCCCCGGCCAGTAAGGAGTTCCAGAGCTTCTCGGTGATGTAGTCGGTGTGCTGTGAGTTCTCCAACGCCAGATAGAACTGGTAGCGTCTCACCGTGCGCACCACAGTGCTGTCCTCTGGCAGTGGCACACCTGCACGCCCGAACACATCCACGCCAACGTAGTTAGCCAGCCGGCGGTAGTACGCCACGCGGGCCTGCGAATCCGACCAGTTACTGATGACCCAGGCCAGTAGGTGGGGCCGCCGGGGGCCGTTGGCGTGAGGGCGAAGGCGGGGCACCAGGTAGCCGTAGGGGAGGAAGATGTCCGAATCTGCACGGTAGGTCATGGTGAGGTTGAACACGCCCTCGAACCGCCGCAGGCCACGTGTGTGAGACGGGGACTCAAAATTCATCCAGATCCACTTCTGGCCACGGGGCCGTGGGTCTGCCGGGAGTGCGGTGGCGTTGGTCGCTATCTCACGGTGGTGTATGATGACGGCGTCAGCCCCTTGGTACATGCGCCGGTCGTCGGTCAGTGCGCACCCACGGATCCCAAAGCGCGCCTCACAGTCCGGCAGTCTGCGGTAGTGGCCGAAGGGGTGCGTCCACAGGAGAAGGGTGACATCTCTGGGCTCACCTCCAGTGAGCGGGAGGGGTTGTAGTCGCGGGTCTGGGAGATTGAGCAAACACACTCCAAGGAGGAAAAAAAGCGAACAGCCGAGAGCGGCGAAACACACCCACGAGCATGATGTTCTCAGAACAGTCACTCTACGTGTTTTGCTTAGGCGCAGACCGGGGCGCTTAGCGGCTCTGTGAGAGGTAGAACGACCCCCTGTTACCCACTGAGTTATCTCCATGAAATCCATCAAACTTCCAGCCCTTATGTCCATTAACTCCAGAAGTTCTAGAAACGTAACGTCCACTTCCCTGTCACGTTCTCCTCTCCACGCACCTGGTGTAGCCTAGAATCTCTTTCACCTGGGATTCCAAGGAGAAAAGTTTACGGTCCTCCTTCTTTATGCCTTGGCTGTGAGAAAAACCAGTCGGCCCATTCTCAGGTAAACATTTAAGTCAGGCCTACTGTTCCTTTGTCTCTGGCTCTGTAAGGAGAGATAAGGATCTCTGCCACTGGAGTTTAATAATGTGTAGACTAGTTTTACCTAAGCTGTGTTGTTGGTGAATGCATGAGCAAACAGATACACCGTTCTGCGCAAACACTTGACGTGGCAGGCAGCATGCGACCTCCGGTTACCGGTGAATGGGGTCTTTGTAGCCCTCACGGGCTCTTTCAGGACAGCAAGAGTAAACACGCTGTCCCGCAGGGTGAGGGCTGCTATGTAACCTAGAGGCAGCACTGCTTGGACCAACAACGATCTTACTTTATGGTTAAAACCCAGACCTCTTGGTAGAATCCATAGAACAGGGAGGCACAGGCTCAAGAAAAGCGAAGTGAACAAAATAGATAGACATCATTTAGAGGGGGAAAAAAATCACAGATACTCCCAATTCTGTTATCTAATTAAATGTGTAATTCGTGAGCGCAAATGTGGTAAACTGCATGCGTTTACTAATTTGTTAGAGGGTAATTATACAGGTGGGGTCTTTATTGATAACTGTGTTAGGCCTATACTGTGCTTGGACCAGGGGTTGGTACTGAAATTATTTTCCAGTcgttttgttctgaacagaaccattattattttttttgttccATTCCACTGTTCCGACTAGCAAAATAAAGATCTGAACTGGTTCCTTCCTGTTATCTTTGAAACCTCTGAAATCGAGGTTAATATGGTGTGAGCAAGCTATAGATAGTAAATATTTGTTTACATGCATTGGTCAGACAAGTGTCGGGCTTTAACACAAACCCACATATAGTAGCCCCCCAAACAAAATATTCACAAAAGCAGTGCACTGGGCCTATACTACTCCTGTATTCAGGGCTGGTCCTGGCCATTCTGCTGCCCTAGGCGAGACAAAACTATTGCCACCCCTTCAAAACTAGAATAGTCTTAGTAAGCAAAATAAAGTTCAAAAGACAtctaaaatacttattttccagaaGTTGAAGTTAAGTTTAATTTAGGTTATGAATGAAAGATGAAAAGGTATTTTCTGTATGTTTAaaatacatatatttcaggactttgaaaaggcatCTTTTCTGGACGAtgaaaaatacgtattttccggaagtttaaatcaggttcattttcggttctgaatgaaagttgaaaataagtAATTTATAGACGTCTACGTTTGGGCCAATTCAAGGctggtcaatcaatcaatcacactttatttgccaaatacaacaggtgtagacattacagtgaaatgcttacttacaagcccttaaccaacaatgcagtttcttttaaaaaataaaaaatttaataaaaagtgttaagtaaaaaatagataagtaaaagatTCAAGCAAATAActtaagagcagcagtaaaataaattgcaaatagtctgggtagccatgattagctgttcaggagtcttatggcttgggggtagaagctgttgagaagtcttttggacctagacttggcgcagagagaacaatctatgactagggtggctggagtctttgacaatttttagggccttcctctgacaccgcctgatatatagaggtcctggatggcaggaagcttggccccagtgatgcactgggccgtacgcactatacGGCTGCCTATTCCTGCCTAATGAGGAGGCCGGCCTTGCCAGTATTAGCTGACCGATATAGCCCTCTGCACCACGGGAAACATTTGCAGCATGGGGAGAAATCAACATGCGAGATGGCCTGAGGTTTGCATGTTATGACCTGAGGTTTGCATGTTATGGCGAGAGTAGGCTACTTTCCTCTTGCGATGCTGATTTCCATACAGTCCAGCAGGGGGCTCCCTTCGCCCAGGGGAGCCCCCCCTCATCAATTGCTTTTGGTATTTCAGAGGTATTTAGGAACAGAAGAACATACACTCAAACAGAACACATATGACACACATCAAGGTGAAGAAAAGTGAATTTATATTAAAACCAAGGAAATGTCTCAAGGCCTTTAACCGGGTGCTTGTTTTAAAATGCATGGGCCTACCCATAATGCACTTTAGTCTTCTTAAAATTGTCTGGCCTCCAGAGAATCCATATTTTATTTAAATGAATGAATAAAAGACCAGataagatgcagagagagagagagagagagattggaaaaGTGTGTAAGATTTGAGATGTGAGCTTTGTGTTCTTGTACAGTTCTGTGCTAGAAAAACAACCTACAAGCGAGACTAACTCTCTCTACAGACCTGTCAGGGTGTGCAGACTGCACAGACAGTCTCATTGTTCTGTCCCGTTGTGtgagaagagacacacacacacacatgcacactatgAGAGGAGGAAGCCAGAAGCAGAACGTCTCCAGTGGAGTCCCCAATCCATTCCCAACATCCAGTCCCTATTTCCCCCCTCTGAGAGCGACAGCTAGCAGCCCAGTCAGTAGTACTTCCCATTTCCCATAAGGAGCCTTGTACTCTCCGCATTATTTAGCTATTCTTTCATGTGAACAGTTCTATTTCCAGACAATAATTTTTGTTCATACATACAAGGAAGAGTCTTGCATGAATGACTTAGAACACTGACTGAACACCATGTTGGGATGAAGATAAACTGGTTTCCTGCACAGATAGATCTGATTGGTTAGTGCTGGTAAGGTCAATAATCCATTAAAGTATTGGCAGAAGACTAACCAACTAGACACCACCAGTAGAGATGCAGTATATTCCAGGATACTGAGGCTCTCTGCTCTTCTTCATTTTACAGGACATGACATCGTCAATGTGTTTGTCTTCCGGtcgtgtgtggttgtgtgtgatgACACACGCCTCAGGATGGGCCCCAGGCTCTTCACTCATCTCTAGCGATTTTCTCTTTCTATacatttctctttttttctccctTTCCCAGGGGATGGGATGTCTCAATTATTTCCAGGgagaccccagagagagagagagagagagagagagagagagaatgcagagGGGGCTCTGAGAGTGTGCTGATCACTGAGGCCCTCGCTGACCCCTGACCTTCATCTTGACATCAGAGGTGACCCCTGGGGTCAAAGGTTGTGTGAAAGTGCCGTTCCGGCGATTCACTCCACCGCCGGACGATGATGATCTTGTTCAGCCTTCCCTAGCTGTCTGACGTGATTACTGGGgcggcagatagcctagcggttaagagcgttgggccagtaactgaaaggttgttggttcgaatccctgagccgactacgcacttaaccctaattgctcctgtaagtcgctctggataagagtgtctgctaaattactaaaatgtgcaTGTGGTGGTGATCTCAATTCCAGGCCCCCCAGGGCCACACATCCATCTCTGCCTCTCCCCCACAACCACGGCCGGGGCCTGCTAAGAGCATCAGCCCTCACAGGCTTAGTTAATgaggagagaaagtgagacagTGGTGAAAGGTTGTGGGTGAGAGACAGAAGATCTGTTTGTTTCAACAGCACACTCTGGAAAGGAGATATGGCTGACGGCCCCTTTCAGCCTTGGAATTCAGATCggctgtacatttacattttaggcatttagcagacgctcttatccagagcgacttaaagttagtgagtgcatacattttcatactacatAAACTGCTTGCTCAAAGTAAAATTAAAAATGACACATCAGCAGATCAAGCACATCCAGAAGCTAACATATACAATATTCTTTGCTCCATCTGATCTCACTACACAAACAATCGAGTTCCCCCTTCCTGTGGCTCCTTTGTGAGATAAGTCAAGAATAACAACAGAAACCCATAACCCTGTAGGTGTTCTCACCAATGTGTCTTTCTGGTTGGACTGGGGAGCATCTCACCCTACCTAGGACAAGTCTAAGTCGACAGACAGAACAGCACCACATGAGGAGGGGGATTTATTAACTAAACAGCTCTTCTCCCGGAATTATGGCCTTAAGTCAAGTATGAAACTACATATCAGCCCTGAACTCCCTCACTTAGAATAGAAACAAACTGTTAAAAATAGCTTTAACCGTGTAATCAATGATGAAGTGAAGTAATTAAGAAACAAAAAATATCCTCCAAATGTAATTGAAGGGGCACCATATCTTGGCTCTGCAGCAAATTCATGGGTTTATTTTTATCATTCGGGGCATGAAGTCTACTGGCTGTGAAAGAATCAAATATCCATGATTAGAATACAAAAAAGCAATGAAATGTACTTTGACAGCCTAAAAGCCAGGCTCACAAAGACGCCATTA
The DNA window shown above is from Coregonus clupeaformis isolate EN_2021a chromosome 6, ASM2061545v1, whole genome shotgun sequence and carries:
- the LOC121568499 gene encoding alpha-(1,3)-fucosyltransferase 4-like, whose product is MSEEPGAHPEACVITHNHTRPEDKHIDDVMSYPRLQPLPLTGGEPRDVTLLLWTHPFGHYRRLPDCEARFGIRGCALTDDRRMYQGADAVIIHHREIATNATALPADPRPRGQKWIWMNFESPSHTRGLRRFEGVFNLTMTYRADSDIFLPYGYLVPRLRPHANGPRRPHLLAWVISNWSDSQARVAYYRRLANYVGVDVFGRAGVPLPEDSTVVRTVRRYQFYLALENSQHTDYITEKLWNSLLAGAVPVVLGPPRENYERFLPPEAFIHVDDFPSPRLLAQYLLLLRRSPALLQRHLAWGRSYSVHLTSFWAEHYCTACRAVRNHRLRTNTITNLQRWFES